In Solenopsis invicta isolate M01_SB chromosome 13, UNIL_Sinv_3.0, whole genome shotgun sequence, one DNA window encodes the following:
- the LOC105202360 gene encoding phospholipid scramblase 1, with translation MRYTEEEPMAERNYAQQLNDTSANNGEQQSQQATASSPTSTATQTAEEMELRENAPVVYANTTVITMQPGVGERFFRRPIPINTIDWISTPRSQMNAMSGTQFLEGVEQLEIQEVIDLSTLLGRTERGTQYRVKVPRAETLFLAMESKMPQETQSRLYGWYKGFVLNVLDQCGETAFIIRKDPSWKHVPCSRQKITVESANLIGSVEENFSLLGPNFTVYNAMNEPLCNIYGPKICGCCMFKEAQFQVVSLDGSRQIASLIHQWDHLAVDYVLLLTFPLETDVRLKSLLVGASFLLEYLYFQRIRRASRR, from the exons ATGCGATATACGGAAGAGGAACCGATGGCGGAGCGGAATTACGCTCAGCAGCTCAACGACACGTCGGCGAACAATGGCGAGCAACAATCGCAGCAGGCGACCG CCTCGTCCCCGACGAGCACGGCGACTCAGACGGCGGAGGAGATGGAGCTGCGAGAAAACGCACCGGTTGTTTACGCGAACACTACCGTCATCACGATGCAACCGGGAG TAGGCGAGAGGTTCTTTCGTAGGCCAATTCCCATCAACACCATCGATTGGATTTCGACACCCAGGTCACAGATGAACGCTATGTCCGGCACGCAGTTTCTGGAAGGCGTCGAACAGTTGGAAATTCAGGAGGTTATTGATTTGAGTACTC TACTCGGCAGAACGGAGAGGGGTACTCAGTACAGGGTGAAAGTGCCGCGCGCGGAAACGTTATTTCTCGCCATGGAATCCAAGATGCCGCAAGAAACGCAATCGCGATTATACGGCTGGTACAAGGGCTTCGTGTTGAACGTCCTGGATCAATGTGGCGAGACCGCCTTCATCATCCGAAAGGATCCGAGCTGGAAGCACGTGCCGTGCTCTCGACAG AAAATTACAGTGGAAAGCGCGAATCTCATCGGTAGCGTGGAGGAGAACTTCAGCCTGCTAGGGCCGAACTTCACCGTGTACAACGCGATGAATGAGCCACTCTGCAACATATACGGACCCAAAATTTGCGGCTGTTGTATGTTCAAGGAAGCGCAGTTCCAG gtCGTATCGTTAGACGGTTCGCGCCAAATCGCATCGCTAATTCATCAATGGGATCACTTGGCAGTAGATTATGTCCTGCTGCTCACATTTCCGCTAGAAACAGACGTGAGATTGAAGAGCTTGCTCGTCGGCGCGTCATTCTTACTA GAATACCTATATTTTCAACGAATAAGAAGAGCGTCCAGGAGATAG